From the Deinococcus gobiensis I-0 genome, the window GACTGGCCCGAGACCCAGCGTCTGCGCGGCGTGCTGGGCATCGCCCGCCAGCAGCAGGAAGAAGGCCAGGCCCCCGCCCCGCTGCTTCAGGAAGGGCAGGACCTGCTGGGCGCGCTGGAACGCCGCCTTCAGGAAGAACTCGTCATCCAGGCGCAGGACCTCGCGGAACTGCGCGCCACCTTCGCGCGGGTGCAGGGCCTGGGCAGCCGGGACGTGCGGCGCGTCGAGGGCCTCATCAACCAGATCGCCGAGGCCCAGGACCAGCAGACCCTGCTGCCCGCCGAGGTGGACCGCGCCCGCACGCTGGCCTTCAAGCTGCGCCGCAGCCTGGAGAGCAGCGTGGTGCAGTCGGCCGGCGGCGCGGCGGCGCCCCTGCCCGCCGACGCGCAGGCGCGGGTGCAGGCGCTGGAGCAGGAGCATGTCGCCCGGCGGCTGAGCGACCTGGGCAACGAGTACGCGGCGCTGTTCGAGCTGCGCCCCGACCTCTCCCAGAACCATGAGAAACTGCGCGAGACCCACGCGGCGGGCACGCTGCGCAGCGAGGCGGCCGAGGCGTGGCAGGTCACGCTGGCCGAGGCCCGCCGGGGCGCGCTGGAACAGCAGCGCAGCGAACTGTCGGACCTCGACGGGCGCTTCGCGGCCGTGCAGGACAGCCCGGCGGCGCAGGACGCGCGGCTGCGCCTGGAGGTCGCCCGCAGCATCCTGGCCGGTGACGGCCTGATCACGGCCGAACTGCGCGAGCTGACCGCCACCCTGACCGCCCTGAACTCGTCGCCCGAGACGATGGACCATCTCCTCGAGCAGCAGCGCGAACTGGCCGAGCTCGAACGCGCCGTGCGCGACGTGCCGGGGGCGCAGGCCGAACTGCGCGCCGACCTCGCCGCCGCCCGCAGCGCGCTGGTGCTGGGGCAGGTCGCCGACCTGGGACCGCTGTGGCGCGTGCTGGAGCGGCACATGGGGCGCGCGGCCCAGCAGCGCGAGGACTTCGATGCCCGCGCCGACCACGTCGTCGAGCAGTACGACCAGGTGCGGACCCTGGCGGGCGAGACCACGCAGTCGCTGGGCCGCCTCGCCGAGACGCTGCGCGCCCAGCGCCGCCTGGGCCCCATGAGCCCGCAGGCGCGCGCCCGCTACGCCCAGACGCTGGAGGGCGCCGAGGCCCTGCTCATCGAGGCCCGCGCCGAGTACGAGGCGGCCCAGCAGGTCACCTCGACCTTCGGCGAGGACGCCCTGAGCGGCCTGCTGGACCTGTTCGACCTGGGCGGCGGGGCGGACACGGCCGAGCTGGCTCCGGCGGGCGGCCCAGTCGCCGCCCTGCCCCACGACGCCTGGACCGTGCGCGCCGGACAGATCACGGGCGGCCAGCCTGCCGGGAGTGCGCAGCCGGTCGCGGCGCTGCTGGCCCAGGCCGACGCCGCCGGCTTGCACCGCCTGGACATGGGCGACGCCTCGCACGTCTGGTCGGCGCGGCGCGGGCAGGGCGGCGACTGGCGTCTGGCCCGCGCCGCCGACTGGGACACGCTCGACCGCGAGGTGGGAGCGTGGCTGGACGGCTGATGGCCCCCGGCGGCCCGCGCTGAGGCGGCATACTGCGGGTATGGTGTCTGATTTTCCCCTGCGGCCCGGCGAGACCCGGCGGCTGGCCGGCGAGGCCGAGCAGCGGGCGCTGGGCGCGGCGCTGGCCGGAGCGCTGCCGGCCGGCGCCGCGCTGTTCCTGGAAGGCGAACTGGGTGCGGGCAAGACCACCCTCACGCAGGGGCTGGTCGGGGCGCTGGGCTTCGCCGAGCCGGTGACCAGCCCGACCTACGCCCTGATGAACCTCTACCCCGCGCCCAGCGGCCAGGTGCTGCACGTGGACGCCTACCGCGTGCGCGACGTGGCCGAACTGTACGAGATGGACCTGGCCGAGCTCATCGAGGCCAGCCGCCTGAGTGTCATCGAGTGGGGCGAGGCCCTGTATGCCGACTATCCGCAGGCCCCGGTGTTGCTCCTCGAGCACCTGGAGGGCGACCCCGAGGCCCGGCAGGTCACGCGGCGGCGCTGAGGCCGTTTCCTGAAGCCGCGCCCTGCATGATCCGGCACATCCCTCCCGGCCGGATGGGCCAGAATGACCGCATGTGGACCCTGGTACTCAACTGCGGCTCCAGCAGCCTGAAGTTCGCGCTGCTCGACCCGGACACGCGCGAGCTGCAACTCTCGGGGCTGGCCGAGCGCCTGGGGCTGGAGGGCGCGTCGCTGCGCCTGGACCGGGCGGGCGAGCGCCGCACCGTGGACCTGGCGGGCGGGGCGCACGCGGCGGCCCTCGAGCGGCTGCTGGCCGAGCTCACGGGTCTGGGGCTGCCCGGCGGTGTGACGGCAGTGGGGCACCGGGTGGTGCACGGCGGCGAACATTTCAGCGCGCCCGCCCTCATCACGCCCGAAGTGCTGGAGGCCATCCGCGAGTGCGTGCCGCTCGCGCCGCTGCACAATCCGGCCAACATCGCGGGCATCGAGGCCGCGCAGGCCGCCTTTCCGGACGCGGCGCAGGTGGCGGTGTTCGACACGGCCTTCCACCAGACCATGCCCCCGGTGGCCTACCGCTACGCCGTGCCGGAGGCGTGGTACCGCCAGCACGGCGTGCGGCGCTACGGCTTCCACGGGACCAGCCACGCCTACGTGGCGCAGGAGGCCGCCGGGATGCTGGGCCGCCCGCTGGACGACCTGAACCTGATCACCGCGCATCTGGGCAACGGCAGCAGCGTGTGCGCGGTCGCGGGCGGGCGCAGCGTGGATACGAGCATGGGCCTGACCCCGCTGGAGGGCCTGGTCATGGGCACCCGCAGCGGCGACGTCGATCCGGGAATGCACGATTACGTGGCGCGGCAGGCTGGCCTGAGTCTCTCGGAGGTGACGGGCGCACTGAACCGGGAGAGTGGTCTGCTGGGCCTCTCCGGCCTCTCCAGCGACATGCGTGAGCTCGAAGAAGCCGCCGGGCGCGGGCACGAGGGCGCCCGACTGGCGCTGGACGTGTTCGTCTACCGCCTCGCGGGGACGGTCGCCCGGATGGCCGCCGCCCTGGGCCGGGTGGACGGGCTGGTCTTTACCGGAGGCATCGGCGAGAACAGTTCGTACGTGCGCGCCGCGACGCTGGAGCGCCTGGGGGTCCTGGGCTTCGCGCTCGACGAGGCGGCCAACGCGGCGGCGGTGCGCGGCCGGTCCGGGCGCATCACCCGTGAGGGCACCCTGCCCGCCCTGGTCGTGAACACCAACGAGGAACTGATGATCGCGCGCCAGACGCGGGAAGTGACGCTGGGCCGCCAGTAGCGCCCGGCCCCGACCGCGTTCCGTCCTCCCACTTTCCGCAGGAGCTGCATCCATGAAAACCCTCTTCATCGCCCCGACCCGCAACGGCGTGGGCCTGAGCAGCACGGCGCTGGGCCTCACGCGGGCGCTGGAACGCCAGGGCCTCAAGGTCGCCTTTCTCAAGCCCATCGCGCAGACGCACGAGACGAGCACCGACGACAGCGTGCATTTCGCCCGCACGCTGGCGCACCTCCAGACGCCCGATCCCATCGCGCTCTCGGACGCCGAGGAGCAGCTCAGCCACGGCGCCGAGGACGAGCTGATGGAGGGCGTGATCGCCCTGGCGCGCGCGGCGGTGGGCGGCGGGGCCGACGTGCTCATCGCCGAGGGCCTGGCCCTGAACGAGCGCAACGTGTATGCGGGCGCCCTGAACGCCAGCCTGGCGCGCAACCTGGAGGCCGAGACGGTGCTGGTGAGCAGCCTCGCCGGGGTCACGCCGGGCGCGCTGGCCGACGAATTGGAGATCGCCGC encodes:
- the tsaE gene encoding tRNA (adenosine(37)-N6)-threonylcarbamoyltransferase complex ATPase subunit type 1 TsaE, producing MVSDFPLRPGETRRLAGEAEQRALGAALAGALPAGAALFLEGELGAGKTTLTQGLVGALGFAEPVTSPTYALMNLYPAPSGQVLHVDAYRVRDVAELYEMDLAELIEASRLSVIEWGEALYADYPQAPVLLLEHLEGDPEARQVTRRR
- a CDS encoding acetate kinase, with protein sequence MWTLVLNCGSSSLKFALLDPDTRELQLSGLAERLGLEGASLRLDRAGERRTVDLAGGAHAAALERLLAELTGLGLPGGVTAVGHRVVHGGEHFSAPALITPEVLEAIRECVPLAPLHNPANIAGIEAAQAAFPDAAQVAVFDTAFHQTMPPVAYRYAVPEAWYRQHGVRRYGFHGTSHAYVAQEAAGMLGRPLDDLNLITAHLGNGSSVCAVAGGRSVDTSMGLTPLEGLVMGTRSGDVDPGMHDYVARQAGLSLSEVTGALNRESGLLGLSGLSSDMRELEEAAGRGHEGARLALDVFVYRLAGTVARMAAALGRVDGLVFTGGIGENSSYVRAATLERLGVLGFALDEAANAAAVRGRSGRITREGTLPALVVNTNEELMIARQTREVTLGRQ